The following are encoded together in the Glycine max cultivar Williams 82 chromosome 8, Glycine_max_v4.0, whole genome shotgun sequence genome:
- the LOC100782142 gene encoding leucine-rich repeat receptor protein kinase HPCA1, translating to MTILYVLLFLGLLWAEIHVISSFTDTRDVVALRSLKDAWQHTPPSWDKSDDPCGAPWEGVTCNKSRVTSLGLSTMGLKGKLTGDIGQLTELRSLDLSFNRDLTGPLSPQLGDLSNLNILILAGCSFSGNIPDDLGKLSELSFLALNSNNFTGKIPPSLGNLSKLYWLDLADNQLTGPIPVSTSNTPGLDLLLKAKHFHFNKNHLSGSIPPKLFSSEMILIHILFDGNNLSGTIPSTLVLVKSVEVLRLDRNFLTGEVPSDINNLTNINELNLAHNKFIGPLPDLTGMDTLNYVDLSNNSFDPSDAPTWFTTLPSLTTLIMEFGSLQGPLPSKLFDIPQIQQVKLRNNALNNTFDMGDNICPQLQLVDLQENEISSVTFRAQYKNTLILIGNPVCSGSALSNTNYCQLQQQAKQPYSTSLANCGGKSCPPDQKLSPQSCECAYPYVGTLYFRGPSFRELSSVNTFHSLEMSLWVKLGLTPGSVSLQNPFFNSDDYLQVQLALFPPIGQYFNRSEVQRLGFELSNQTYKPPKEFGPYYFIAFPYPFPGSQKGASLNKGVVIGISIGCTVLVLSLIGLAIYAILQKKRAERAIGLSRPFASWAPSGKDSGGAPQLKGARWFSYDELKKCSNNFSESNEIGFGGYGKVYKGVFPDGKIVAIKRAQQGSMQGGVEFKTEIELLSRVHHKNLVGLVGFCFEQGEQMLIYEFMPNGTLRESLSGRSEIHLDWKRRLRIALGSARGLAYLHELANPPIIHRDVKSTNILLDENLTAKVADFGLSKLVSDSEKGHVSTQVKGTLGYLDPEYYMTQQLTEKSDVYSFGVVMLELITSRQPIEKGKYIVREVRMLMNKKDDEEHNGLRELMDPVVRNTPNLVGFGRFLELAMQCVGESAADRPTMSEVVKALETILQNDGMNTNSTSASSSATDFGVGKGGMRHPYIDGTFTKKDNVNDSSSSAFDYSGGYTLSTKVEPK from the exons ATGACAATCCTCTATGTGTTGCTCTTTCTGGGACTCTTGTGGGCTGAAATTCATGTCATTTCTTCATTCACTGATACTCGAGACG TTGTTGCACTTAGATCATTAAAAGATGCATGGCAACATACACCGCCCAGCTGGGACAAATCAGATGACCCGTGTGGAGCACCATGGGAAGGAGTGACCTGCAACAAATCAAGGGTTACTTCATT GGGACTGTCAACCATGGGCCTGAAGGGTAAATTAACTGGAGATATTGGTCAACTTACAGAATTAAGATCCTT GGACTTGTCATTTAATAGAGATTTAACAGGTCCTCTCTCCCCACAGTTAGGAGACCTCAGCAATCTAAATATCTT GATTTTGGCTGGTTGCAGCTTCAGTGGCAATATTCCAGATGACTTAGGAAAACTTTCAGAGCTATCTTTCCT GGCTTTGAATTCAAACAACTTCACTGGAAAAATACCTCCTTCATTGGGTAATCTCTCCAAACTTTATTGGTTGGACTTGGCAGACAATCAGCTGACAGGACCTATCCCAGTTTCAACCTCCAACACCCCTGGATTAGACCTTCTTTTAAAGGCTAAGCACTT CCATTTCAATAAGAACCACCTCTCAGGTTCCATTCCTCCCAAGCTCTTCAGCTCTGAGATGATACTCATACACAT ATTATTTGATGGAAATAATTTGAGTGGGACTATACCTTCAACACTAGTACTAGTTAAGAGCGTTGAGGTTCT CCGGCTTGATAGGAATTTCCTGACAGGAGAGGTTCCATCAGATATCAACAACCTTACAAACATCAATGAATT GAATTTAGCACATAACAAATTCATAGGTCCTTTGCCTGACTTAACTGGAATGGATACCCTCAACTATGT GGATCTTAGTAACAACTCTTTTGATCCATCTGATGCTCCAACTTGGTTCACAACTCTTCCATCACTCACCACTCT TATTATGGAGTTTGGATCCCTTCAAGGTCCTCTTCCATCGAAACTCTTTGACATTCCTCAAATACAGCAAGT GAAACTACGAAACAATGCATTGAACAATACATTCGACATGGGTGACAACATTTGTCCCCAATTGCAGCTTGTAGATTTGCAAGAAAATGAGATTTCCTCGGTGACATTCCGTGCACAATACAAAAATACATTGAT TCTTATAGGAAATCCAGTGTGCAGTGGTAGTGCTCTTTCAAATACAAATTACTGCCAACTTCAGCAACAAGCTAAGCAACCCTATTCCACTAGCTTGGCTAATTGTGGAGGCAAATCTTGTCCTCCTGATCAGAAGCTCAGCCCCCAAAGTTGTGAATGTGCCTATCCATATGTAGGAACATTGTACTTTAGAGGACCCTCATTCAGAGAACTGTCCAGTGTAAATACTTTCCATTCACTTGAAATGAGCCTATGGGTGAAATTGGGTCTAACTCCTGGCTCAGTTTCTTTACAAAACCCCTTCTTCAATAGTGATGATTATCTTCAAGTGCAACTAGCACTCTTTCCACCAATAGGGCAATATTTTAACAGGTCAGAAGTTCAAAGACTTGGGTTTGAATTGAGTAATCAAACTTACAAGCCTCCAAAAGAGTTTGGACCTTACTACTTTATTGCATTTCCTTATCCTTTTCCAG GTTCCCAGAAAGGAGCTTCTCTTAACAAAGGTGTTGTTATTGGGATATCGATTGGCtgcacagttctggttctgagCCTCATAGGGTTAGCTATATATGCAATTCTGCAAAAGAAGCGTGCAGAGAGAGCCATTGGATTAAGTAGACCATTTG CATCATGGGCACCAAGTGGCAAGGATAGTGGAGGTGCACCACAATTAAAGGGAGCAAGATGGTTCTCTTATGATGAGCTCAAAAAGTGCTCCAACAATTTCTCTGAAAGCAATGAGATAGGCTTTGGTGGCTATGGCAAG GTGTACAAAGGGGTTTTCCCTGATGGGAAAATAGTTGCAATCAAACGAGCTCAGCAAGGATCGATGCAAGGAGGCGTAGAGTTCAAGACTGAAATTGAGTTGCTTTCAAGAGTTCACCACAAGAATCTTGTTGGTCTCGTTGGATTCTGTTTTGAACAAGGGGAACAAATGTTGATTTACGAATTTATGCCCAATGGAACACTTAGGGAGAGTTTGTCAG GGAGATCTGAGATTCATCTTGACTGGAAGAGGAGACTCCGCATTGCTCTTGGTTCCGCCAGAGGACTTGCATACTTACATGAGCTTGCCAACCCTCCCATAATCCACAGAGACGTGAAGTCGACTAATATATTGTTGGATGAAAATTTGACAGCAAAGGTTGCAGATTTTGGCTTGTCCAAGCTTGTATCAGACAGTGAGAAAGGACATGTTTCAACTCAGGTTAAAGGGACATTG GGTTATCTGGATCCAGAGTATTATATGACCCAACAACTCACTGAGAAGAGTGATGTGTACAGTTTTGGAGTAGTCATGCTTGAACTAATAACTTCAAGGCAACCAATTGAGAAGGGCAAGTACATTGTCCGCGAGGTGCGCATGCTGATGAATAAGAAGGATGATGAAGAACACAATGGTTTGAGGGAACTCATGGATCCAGTGGTAAGAAACACACCAAACCTCGTAGGATTTGGGAGGTTCTTAGAGTTGGCAATGCAATGTGTTGGGGAATCA